A section of the Scyliorhinus torazame isolate Kashiwa2021f chromosome 21, sScyTor2.1, whole genome shotgun sequence genome encodes:
- the LOC140398424 gene encoding neurexophilin-1-like isoform X2, which translates to MRGYYWRAVLLAQRILYLVAFANGNTSNDTEDVKSRASKGTPKHVLIKSNKMSPLSQWMMQTLPNTGNSTLLGFPLSSPVSYSKQDFWDWLGNVSDQHEDPQSRVKRRPIVKTGKFKKMFGWGDFYSNIKTVKLNLLITGKIVDHGNGTFSVYFRHNSTGQGNISVSLVPPTKAVEFDLAQQTIIDAKDSKIFNCRVEYEKIDRAKKTALCNYDPSKTCYQEQTQSHVSWICSKPFKVICIYISFYSTDYRLVQKVCPDYNYHSDTPYFPSG; encoded by the coding sequence GTGGCTTTTGCCAATGGGAATACATCAAATGACACTGAAGATGTGAAATCCAGAGCATCTAAAGGCACACCAAAACATGTCTTAATAAAAAGCAACAAAATGTCACCCCTCAGCCAATGGATGATGCAGACTCTGCCAAACACGGGCAATTCGACTCTACTGGGATTTCCATTATCCTCGCCAGTCTCTTACTCCAAACAGGATTTTTGGGATTGGTTGGGAAATGTATCGGATCAACATGAAGACCCCCAGTCCAGAGTCAAAAGACGACCAATTGTCAAAACTGGAAAATTTAAGAAAATGTTTGGATGGGGCGATTTTTACTCAAATATCAAAACCGTGAAATTAAACCTCCTCATCACTGGGAAAATCGTGGACCATGGAAATGGTACGTTTAGTGTGTACTTCCGCCACAATTCTACTGGCCAGGGAAATATATCAGTTAGCCTAGTGCCACCTACAAAAGCAGTCGAATTTGACCTGGCTCAACAAACAATAATTGACGCCAAAGATTCAAAAATATTTAACTGCCGCGTCGAATATGAAAAAATTGACAGAGCAAAAAAGACTGCACTATGTAATTATGATCCATCCAAAACCTGTTACCAGGAACAGACCCAAAGCCacgtgtcctggatctgttccaaaCCCTTTAAGGTTATATGTATCTATATTTCATTTTACAGCACAGACTATAGACTGGTGCAGAAGGTGTGTCCTGATTATAATTACCACAGTGACACTCCCTACTTTCCCTCCGGATGA
- the LOC140398424 gene encoding neurexophilin-1-like isoform X3, producing the protein MSPLSQWMMQTLPNTGNSTLLGFPLSSPVSYSKQDFWDWLGNVSDQHEDPQSRVKRRPIVKTGKFKKMFGWGDFYSNIKTVKLNLLITGKIVDHGNGTFSVYFRHNSTGQGNISVSLVPPTKAVEFDLAQQTIIDAKDSKIFNCRVEYEKIDRAKKTALCNYDPSKTCYQEQTQSHVSWICSKPFKVICIYISFYSTDYRLVQKVCPDYNYHSDTPYFPSG; encoded by the coding sequence ATGTCACCCCTCAGCCAATGGATGATGCAGACTCTGCCAAACACGGGCAATTCGACTCTACTGGGATTTCCATTATCCTCGCCAGTCTCTTACTCCAAACAGGATTTTTGGGATTGGTTGGGAAATGTATCGGATCAACATGAAGACCCCCAGTCCAGAGTCAAAAGACGACCAATTGTCAAAACTGGAAAATTTAAGAAAATGTTTGGATGGGGCGATTTTTACTCAAATATCAAAACCGTGAAATTAAACCTCCTCATCACTGGGAAAATCGTGGACCATGGAAATGGTACGTTTAGTGTGTACTTCCGCCACAATTCTACTGGCCAGGGAAATATATCAGTTAGCCTAGTGCCACCTACAAAAGCAGTCGAATTTGACCTGGCTCAACAAACAATAATTGACGCCAAAGATTCAAAAATATTTAACTGCCGCGTCGAATATGAAAAAATTGACAGAGCAAAAAAGACTGCACTATGTAATTATGATCCATCCAAAACCTGTTACCAGGAACAGACCCAAAGCCacgtgtcctggatctgttccaaaCCCTTTAAGGTTATATGTATCTATATTTCATTTTACAGCACAGACTATAGACTGGTGCAGAAGGTGTGTCCTGATTATAATTACCACAGTGACACTCCCTACTTTCCCTCCGGATGA